From the Bacillota bacterium genome, one window contains:
- a CDS encoding TusE/DsrC/DsvC family sulfur relay protein: MPEIQYGEKKIEVDEDGFIQDPDLWNEDLAKFLAQMEGIESMTEDHWKVVNFLRNYYLEFGIAPMIRKLCKETGFTLKYIYELFPSGPAKGACKIAGLPKPTGCV; the protein is encoded by the coding sequence GTGCCGGAGATCCAGTACGGCGAGAAGAAGATCGAGGTGGACGAGGACGGGTTCATCCAGGATCCAGATCTCTGGAACGAGGACCTGGCCAAGTTCCTGGCCCAGATGGAAGGAATCGAGAGCATGACGGAGGACCACTGGAAGGTGGTCAACTTCCTCCGCAACTATTACCTGGAGTTCGGAATCGCCCCCATGATCCGCAAGCTGTGCAAGGAGACGGGGTTCACGCTCAAGTACATCTACGAGCTGTTCCCCAGCGGACCGGCCAAAGGAGCCTGCAAGATTGCTGGTCTGCCCAAGCCCACCGGCTGCGTGTGA
- a CDS encoding (Fe-S)-binding protein, whose protein sequence is MSEAKLAGGASREDTGGAGLDLARARELFDKKLTRQLVTYFHACAHCGLCNDTCHYYVATGDPRMVPAYKADRFRRVYKRYHDWLGRLVPRWVGAEELTEAALRDLLDNAFGACTMCRRCTVNCPMGVDMGLMMRTARGILDALGLTPRGLKATVDIHLRTRNNMGINEEEFVDTIEWLEEQLQDEVGDSRARIPLNRKGARVLYTLNPREPKYFPLTILAAAKIMYAAGEDWTLSTNYWDVTNYALFSGNDAAARTIAGWLRDEAVRLGVQEVVMAECGHGYRSFRWEGPNWLGQRYPFRVRGFVEVMADYIRSGRIRLNPAANDKPVTYHDPCNQARSGGIIQEPRFILRHAVMDFREMNPHGAQNFCCGGGGGMLSMTEFAERRVRAGKVKADQIRATGAEVVATSCHNCLDQITELNKHYKLGVKICNLCEVVANALVPG, encoded by the coding sequence TTGAGTGAGGCCAAACTAGCCGGCGGAGCGAGTAGAGAAGACACCGGGGGCGCGGGGCTCGACCTGGCCCGGGCCCGGGAGTTGTTCGATAAGAAGCTGACTCGCCAGTTGGTCACCTACTTCCACGCCTGCGCTCACTGCGGGCTCTGCAATGATACCTGCCATTACTACGTTGCCACGGGGGACCCGCGTATGGTCCCCGCTTACAAAGCGGATCGCTTTCGCAGGGTGTACAAGCGGTACCACGACTGGCTCGGCCGCCTGGTTCCCCGCTGGGTGGGGGCCGAGGAACTGACCGAGGCGGCACTGCGTGACCTGCTGGACAATGCCTTCGGAGCGTGCACCATGTGCCGGCGCTGCACGGTCAACTGTCCCATGGGCGTGGACATGGGACTCATGATGCGCACGGCCCGCGGGATACTGGATGCCCTGGGACTTACCCCCCGGGGGCTCAAGGCGACCGTGGATATCCACCTGCGAACCCGCAACAACATGGGCATCAACGAAGAGGAATTCGTCGACACCATCGAGTGGTTGGAAGAACAGTTGCAGGACGAGGTGGGGGATTCCCGGGCTCGCATACCCCTGAACAGGAAGGGGGCCCGCGTGCTTTACACGCTGAACCCCAGGGAACCGAAGTACTTCCCGCTCACCATCCTGGCGGCGGCCAAGATCATGTATGCCGCGGGCGAGGATTGGACTCTCAGCACGAACTACTGGGACGTGACCAATTACGCCCTTTTCTCCGGGAATGACGCTGCGGCCCGTACCATAGCGGGCTGGCTGCGCGACGAGGCGGTTCGCCTGGGCGTGCAGGAAGTGGTGATGGCCGAGTGCGGGCATGGATACCGGTCTTTTCGCTGGGAGGGGCCGAACTGGCTGGGGCAGAGGTACCCATTCCGGGTGCGGGGGTTCGTGGAGGTCATGGCCGATTACATCAGGAGCGGTCGCATACGCCTCAACCCGGCTGCTAACGACAAGCCCGTTACCTACCATGATCCCTGCAACCAGGCCCGCAGCGGAGGGATAATCCAGGAACCGCGTTTCATCTTGCGTCACGCCGTGATGGACTTCCGGGAGATGAACCCCCACGGAGCCCAGAATTTCTGCTGCGGCGGCGGCGGAGGCATGCTTTCTATGACCGAGTTTGCCGAACGCCGCGTCCGGGCGGGCAAGGTGAAGGCCGACCAGATCCGCGCTACCGGTGCGGAAGTGGTGGCGACCTCGTGCCACAACTGCCTGGACCAGATCACGGAACTGAATAAGCACTACAAGCTGGGAGTCAAGATATGCAACCTGTGCGAGGTGGTGGCCAACGCCCTGGTACCGGGTTAG
- a CDS encoding DUF3006 domain-containing protein yields the protein MLNPSPGGGQSLLVVDRFEGEWVVLEWKGRTFSVPRGLLPEGAREGDCLRWHLEVDGEATAARRRQVRNLLDQLER from the coding sequence TTGCTGAATCCTTCCCCGGGAGGAGGGCAGAGCTTGCTGGTAGTGGATCGGTTCGAGGGAGAATGGGTGGTGCTGGAATGGAAAGGACGGACGTTTTCCGTGCCGCGGGGTCTGCTGCCGGAGGGGGCCAGGGAAGGGGATTGCCTGCGCTGGCACCTGGAGGTTGACGGGGAAGCAACTGCCGCGCGGCGCCGGCAAGTGAGGAACCTCCTCGATCAACTCGAGCGCTGA
- the hemA gene encoding glutamyl-tRNA reductase, which produces MLQVVGISCHTAPLDLREKLAVTGDEYPLLLREIAACPGMQEVAVLATCNRTELYLVNDPVRGDDAARRFFAGRGLGPGEAHLLYHKEGEECVRHLFSVACGLDSPVLGETQVLGQVKGALARAREAGTAGPLLNALFSRAVAAAGRVHAQTGLGSHACSASSAAVEAISQELGGLRGRRVLLVGAGKMADLAGRAMKGRGAEVWVTSRNLARAAALAEKYGFAPLPWAGLERALGEADAIICGTAAPHLILGADRIERAVTGRAAAPPALSLSPAGERRLVVADLAMPRNVDPAVAGLPGVRLFDLDELQARARANLEHRRALAAQARDIIEEEAAHFQRWLAGRQAVPLIRAVRRRYLSLARGEMERALARMGPLTPDQRRVLEEMVRRLVNKGLHGPIKAMYRLAGDHEGASQLRVLAEALLTPGTREARGGRCRGQSGE; this is translated from the coding sequence GTGCTCCAGGTGGTAGGAATAAGCTGTCATACTGCTCCCCTTGATCTGCGAGAGAAACTGGCGGTTACCGGGGATGAGTACCCTCTCCTGTTGCGAGAAATAGCCGCGTGCCCCGGAATGCAGGAGGTGGCCGTCCTGGCCACCTGCAACCGCACCGAACTTTACCTGGTGAACGATCCCGTAAGGGGTGACGACGCCGCCCGGAGGTTTTTCGCCGGGCGCGGGCTGGGCCCCGGGGAGGCTCATCTTCTCTATCACAAGGAAGGGGAAGAGTGCGTACGGCACCTTTTCTCGGTGGCGTGCGGCCTGGACTCTCCCGTGCTGGGTGAGACCCAGGTGCTGGGCCAGGTGAAGGGTGCTCTGGCCCGCGCCCGGGAGGCCGGCACAGCGGGGCCGCTGCTGAACGCGCTGTTTTCGCGGGCGGTGGCCGCGGCGGGACGGGTGCATGCGCAGACGGGGCTGGGCAGCCACGCCTGCTCGGCCAGCAGCGCGGCGGTGGAGGCGATTTCCCAGGAGCTGGGGGGCCTGCGGGGACGGCGGGTGCTGCTGGTGGGGGCGGGCAAGATGGCCGATCTGGCGGGGAGGGCCATGAAGGGGCGGGGCGCCGAAGTGTGGGTGACCAGCCGCAATCTGGCCCGGGCCGCCGCCCTGGCCGAAAAATATGGCTTCGCTCCGCTGCCCTGGGCAGGGCTGGAGCGGGCACTGGGGGAAGCCGATGCTATTATCTGCGGTACCGCCGCGCCCCACTTGATCCTGGGCGCCGACCGGATAGAGCGAGCCGTTACCGGTCGGGCGGCGGCCCCGCCAGCCCTGTCCCTGTCGCCGGCCGGGGAGCGCCGGCTGGTAGTGGCGGATTTGGCCATGCCCCGCAACGTAGATCCCGCCGTGGCTGGCTTGCCCGGAGTGCGCCTTTTTGACCTGGACGAGTTGCAGGCACGGGCCCGCGCCAACCTGGAGCACCGGCGGGCGCTGGCGGCGCAGGCCCGGGACATCATAGAAGAGGAGGCGGCGCATTTCCAGAGGTGGCTGGCCGGCCGCCAGGCCGTTCCCCTGATCAGGGCGGTACGGCGCCGGTACCTGAGCCTGGCTCGCGGGGAAATGGAACGGGCTCTGGCCCGGATGGGTCCCCTCACCCCCGATCAGCGACGGGTGCTGGAGGAAATGGTGCGGCGGTTAGTGAATAAGGGGTTGCACGGGCCCATCAAAGCCATGTACCGCCTGGCGGGCGATCATGAGGGAGCTTCGCAATTGAGAGTTCTGGCAGAGGCTTTGCTGACTCCGGGAACCCGGGAAGCCCGCGGTGGCAGATGCCGGGGGCAGTCGGGTGAGTGA
- a CDS encoding ComEC/Rec2 family competence protein, producing MKRASSGTLVRAIRVARVCLLALLVLGLVLGAAGCLPGSGQVAGPALMGPGAGQAGREPGQGWQPGQAAVHFLDVGQGDSILVQFPSGFTMLIDGGSREAGPGVVEYMRSQGIRRLDALVVTHGHEDHVGGLPAVISSFPVGRAYLYPGEHTTAAYESLLRALVREKVPVTRAKAGTVIRQEGGQEGQPAGVSGKGPATRAVVLGPLKEYDEQNDCSLVVRLGVGRVVFLFTGDASGVVEADMMAAGAEVDADVLKVGHHGSATSTSAAFLRAVSPRWAVISVGKDNPFGHPASSVLRRLSRAGATVYRTDRSGTVVFFTDGREVWIRTERNGE from the coding sequence GTGAAGCGGGCGTCCTCGGGTACGTTGGTACGGGCGATACGGGTGGCGCGGGTGTGCCTGCTGGCACTGCTGGTTCTGGGCCTGGTGCTGGGGGCGGCTGGCTGCCTGCCAGGCTCCGGCCAGGTTGCCGGGCCGGCGCTGATGGGCCCGGGGGCGGGGCAGGCCGGGCGGGAACCTGGGCAGGGCTGGCAACCCGGGCAGGCAGCCGTCCACTTCCTGGATGTGGGGCAGGGAGACAGCATCCTGGTCCAGTTTCCCTCGGGATTTACCATGCTCATCGACGGCGGCAGTCGGGAAGCCGGGCCGGGCGTGGTGGAGTACATGCGGTCGCAGGGGATCAGGCGCCTTGATGCGCTGGTGGTGACCCACGGTCACGAGGATCACGTGGGCGGTTTGCCTGCTGTGATCAGTTCTTTTCCGGTGGGGCGGGCGTACCTTTACCCCGGGGAGCACACCACTGCGGCGTACGAGTCCCTCTTGCGGGCGCTGGTCCGGGAGAAGGTGCCGGTCACCAGGGCGAAGGCCGGCACGGTCATCCGGCAGGAAGGGGGCCAGGAGGGGCAGCCCGCCGGGGTGAGCGGGAAGGGGCCGGCCACCCGGGCGGTGGTGCTGGGCCCGCTTAAGGAGTACGACGAACAAAACGATTGCTCCCTGGTGGTGAGGCTCGGGGTGGGGCGGGTGGTGTTTCTCTTCACGGGGGATGCCAGCGGGGTGGTGGAGGCGGACATGATGGCGGCGGGTGCAGAGGTGGACGCCGACGTCCTCAAGGTGGGGCATCATGGCAGTGCTACCTCGACCAGCGCCGCGTTCCTGCGGGCTGTGTCGCCCCGCTGGGCGGTGATCAGCGTGGGGAAGGACAATCCGTTCGGCCATCCCGCCTCGTCGGTACTGCGCCGGTTATCCCGGGCCGGCGCCACCGTGTACCGAACAGACCGAAGCGGCACCGTGGTCTTTTTCACTGACGGTCGGGAGGTGTGGATAAGAACCGAGCGCAACGGCGAATGA
- a CDS encoding putative sulfate exporter family transporter, with amino-acid sequence MSSKPAPAAQPAQSSKTAGLIVGLVIIIVLALLTNYLSNHPKVHKALEFPLWAAALGLVVNIILTATGTRQFIMPAVRTELFLKIGLVLLGCSVNIKQIGVVGGKGIVQALIMVTCVFFFTYWLGGVFRLPDKMRAVMATAISICGVSAAIAAAGSVLAGKEELTYITALVIFTALPLMVLMPYLAHVWNLPTQVAGAWFGGNIDTTAAVVGAGAIHSEAAMKVASIVKMSQNALIGVVAFILALYFTTVVERKNGGTGERPSARVIWDRFPKFVIGFVVASVIVSLGWLSKDVVKVVNDLRSWLFTLAFVCIGLELSFAEFKRLGFGPTVVYVIATIFNTVLALGVAYLVFGGILFPAG; translated from the coding sequence GTGTCGAGTAAGCCTGCTCCGGCGGCGCAGCCGGCCCAGTCTTCCAAGACCGCGGGTCTCATCGTGGGCCTGGTAATCATCATTGTGCTGGCCCTTCTCACGAACTACCTTTCCAACCACCCCAAGGTGCACAAGGCCCTTGAGTTCCCGCTCTGGGCCGCCGCACTGGGCCTGGTGGTCAACATCATCCTGACGGCTACCGGCACCAGGCAGTTCATCATGCCGGCGGTCCGGACAGAGTTGTTCCTGAAGATCGGTCTCGTGCTCCTGGGTTGCAGCGTGAACATCAAGCAGATCGGCGTCGTAGGTGGCAAGGGCATAGTGCAGGCCCTCATCATGGTCACCTGCGTGTTCTTCTTCACGTATTGGCTGGGGGGTGTGTTCAGACTGCCCGATAAGATGCGGGCAGTGATGGCCACGGCCATCTCCATCTGCGGCGTGTCGGCGGCCATCGCCGCGGCCGGGTCGGTGCTGGCGGGCAAGGAAGAACTCACGTACATCACCGCCCTTGTCATCTTCACCGCCCTGCCGCTCATGGTCCTCATGCCTTACCTGGCCCACGTGTGGAACCTGCCCACGCAAGTGGCGGGCGCGTGGTTCGGGGGCAACATCGACACCACCGCCGCGGTGGTGGGGGCGGGCGCCATCCACAGCGAAGCGGCCATGAAGGTGGCCTCCATCGTGAAGATGTCCCAGAACGCCCTCATCGGCGTGGTGGCGTTCATCCTGGCCCTCTACTTCACCACCGTGGTGGAGCGGAAGAACGGGGGCACCGGCGAGCGGCCCAGCGCCCGGGTGATCTGGGATCGCTTCCCCAAGTTCGTGATCGGCTTCGTTGTCGCGTCCGTCATCGTGAGCCTGGGCTGGCTGAGCAAAGACGTGGTCAAGGTGGTCAACGACTTGAGGAGCTGGCTGTTCACCCTGGCCTTCGTGTGCATCGGCCTGGAACTCTCCTTCGCCGAGTTCAAGCGGCTGGGATTCGGACCTACGGTGGTATACGTCATCGCCACCATCTTCAACACCGTGCTGGCACTGGGCGTGGCCTACCTGGTGTTCGGTGGCATCCTCTTCCCGGCGGGCTAG
- a CDS encoding TusE/DsrC/DsvC family sulfur relay protein has product MTDRGRAGGSRPGGEGAGGSLSGLSPEQRAVVDYAVAYYRLHGHTPNLRTLVNELGLDKKRVYLLFPGNPIRRICQITGLPMPPEC; this is encoded by the coding sequence ATGACCGATCGCGGGCGGGCAGGTGGCTCCAGGCCGGGCGGGGAAGGGGCCGGCGGTTCGCTATCGGGGCTCAGCCCCGAGCAACGGGCGGTGGTGGACTATGCGGTTGCGTATTACCGCCTCCACGGGCACACCCCCAATCTGCGCACGCTGGTGAACGAGTTGGGACTGGACAAGAAGCGCGTCTACCTCCTTTTTCCGGGCAATCCCATCCGGCGGATATGCCAGATCACCGGCCTACCCATGCCCCCGGAGTGTTGA
- a CDS encoding 4Fe-4S dicluster domain-containing protein, whose translation MYLVNVNVEKCIGCGECVECCPALILVLNDGKVEVTGNPDDCLGCRSCEAVCEQAAIVVQEL comes from the coding sequence GTGTATCTGGTTAACGTGAATGTGGAGAAGTGCATCGGATGCGGTGAGTGCGTGGAATGCTGCCCCGCCTTGATCCTCGTTCTGAATGATGGTAAAGTCGAGGTGACCGGAAACCCGGATGACTGCCTGGGTTGCCGTTCCTGCGAGGCGGTTTGCGAGCAGGCCGCCATCGTGGTGCAGGAACTTTGA
- a CDS encoding cobyrinate a,c-diamide synthase — protein sequence MAPGPRGLVLAAPRGRSGKTTVAMGLCAAWARRGLRVQPFKKGPDFIDPGWLTLAAGRPCRNLDLFMLGEDVTRRSFFWASRDADLVLVEGAMGLFDGLDLAGSGSTAQLARLLGLPIVLLLDVSRMTRTAAAVVRGLVGFEEGIRFAGVILNRVGSSRQEQLVRAAVEQYAGLPVLGAIPRCQGAAVPDRHLGLVPAVERVSAGGLVAEEAIREAARAIEASVDLDRLLEVATPPREDVAPQLPAGSSPAQSLVGGCSPVKLPAREGSFAEPVPVGVVQDRVFSFYYPENLEALEQAGARLVRIDSLHDTELPPVAGLYIGGGFPEVFAQELEGNSSLRGSLRQAIAGGLPVYAECGGLMYLCRSLVWEGHTREMVGALPFDVEMSSSPRGHGYVEAEVMGDNPYFALGAVIRGHEFHHSLPTSVPVRSMVFRLRRGTGWGQGYDGLRWGSVFASYLHVHALACPGWAPALVGEARRFERDRRGVGAWR from the coding sequence ATGGCGCCCGGGCCCAGGGGGCTGGTGCTGGCGGCACCACGGGGGCGGTCGGGCAAGACCACCGTAGCCATGGGGCTATGTGCGGCCTGGGCCCGGAGGGGCCTGCGGGTGCAACCCTTCAAGAAGGGTCCCGATTTCATCGACCCGGGTTGGCTGACCCTCGCCGCCGGGCGGCCCTGCCGGAACCTGGACCTTTTCATGCTGGGCGAGGATGTTACCCGCCGGAGTTTCTTCTGGGCCAGCCGTGATGCCGACCTGGTCCTGGTGGAGGGAGCTATGGGGCTGTTCGACGGCCTGGACCTGGCGGGGTCGGGCAGTACGGCCCAACTGGCGCGACTGCTGGGACTTCCCATAGTGCTCCTGCTGGACGTAAGCCGCATGACTCGTACTGCGGCGGCAGTGGTGCGGGGACTGGTGGGCTTCGAAGAGGGAATCCGGTTCGCTGGTGTCATCCTCAACCGGGTGGGCAGTTCCCGTCAGGAGCAACTGGTACGGGCAGCGGTGGAGCAGTACGCGGGTCTGCCCGTACTGGGTGCCATCCCCCGCTGCCAGGGGGCAGCCGTACCTGACCGTCACCTGGGGCTGGTCCCGGCCGTGGAGAGGGTGAGTGCAGGCGGCCTGGTAGCCGAGGAGGCCATCCGGGAGGCTGCCCGGGCCATAGAGGCAAGCGTGGACCTGGACCGGTTGCTGGAGGTAGCCACCCCGCCACGCGAAGACGTCGCTCCTCAATTGCCGGCGGGATCGTCGCCTGCCCAATCCCTGGTCGGGGGATGCTCGCCTGTCAAACTTCCGGCGAGGGAAGGGTCGTTCGCCGAGCCCGTACCGGTGGGGGTCGTACAGGACCGCGTATTCAGCTTCTATTACCCCGAAAACCTGGAGGCTCTTGAGCAGGCGGGAGCCCGCCTGGTGCGAATCGATTCCCTGCATGACACCGAGTTGCCGCCCGTGGCGGGCCTGTACATCGGGGGTGGTTTCCCGGAGGTGTTTGCCCAGGAACTGGAGGGAAACTCGTCCCTGCGCGGCTCCCTGCGGCAGGCCATCGCCGGCGGCCTGCCCGTGTACGCAGAGTGTGGCGGACTCATGTACCTCTGCCGGTCCCTCGTCTGGGAGGGACATACCCGGGAGATGGTGGGCGCCCTTCCTTTCGACGTGGAGATGTCCTCTTCTCCCCGTGGCCACGGTTATGTGGAGGCGGAGGTGATGGGTGATAATCCCTACTTTGCCCTCGGGGCAGTTATCCGGGGGCACGAGTTTCACCATTCCCTGCCCACGTCAGTGCCCGTGCGGAGCATGGTTTTCCGTCTCCGCCGGGGGACGGGATGGGGCCAGGGGTACGACGGACTCAGGTGGGGCAGTGTCTTTGCATCCTACCTGCACGTACACGCGTTGGCCTGTCCCGGATGGGCCCCGGCACTGGTTGGGGAGGCCCGCAGGTTCGAACGTGACCGGAGGGGAGTCGGAGCATGGCGGTAG
- a CDS encoding helix-turn-helix domain-containing protein yields MAVGPRLRYWRQQRGVSLEELAERLTIAPDCLQEVEAGQRRMAMAAWQEAAALLQVPLEELLREGEPSESGPGERAAGRVSTASESGGKCETEAGHVKIRVGSTVRSLREQKGITVTELARATGLSPAHISEIERGRSAPSIRTLEKLARALGVSPGVLVRSVGANGVGEKLRRLRERLGLTQKEVAQKAGVSYGLIGQIESGRTQSSVTTLSLLAEALGVSPCYFLMDEEEVLEVTRSLSPEVADLLSEPKVREFLSRVGRLRRGAFELVMAVVDVLVSRLPGDEEDSEAEPLGELGELLRELGPEEQSFLMESARFLASRKTREAG; encoded by the coding sequence ATGGCGGTAGGGCCACGTTTGCGTTACTGGCGGCAGCAGCGGGGGGTATCCCTGGAGGAATTGGCGGAGCGGTTGACAATTGCTCCGGACTGCCTGCAAGAAGTGGAGGCCGGCCAGCGGCGGATGGCAATGGCTGCCTGGCAGGAGGCAGCTGCTCTCCTTCAGGTGCCGCTGGAGGAACTCCTGCGTGAGGGAGAGCCCTCGGAATCGGGGCCGGGGGAGCGGGCCGCCGGCCGGGTCTCTACTGCATCGGAGAGCGGAGGCAAATGTGAAACCGAAGCCGGCCACGTGAAAATCCGCGTGGGCAGTACGGTGCGTAGCCTGCGCGAACAAAAGGGGATCACCGTGACCGAACTTGCTCGGGCAACCGGGCTGTCGCCCGCCCACATTTCCGAGATCGAGCGGGGGCGGAGCGCCCCCTCCATCCGCACTCTGGAAAAGCTTGCCCGGGCCCTGGGCGTTTCGCCAGGGGTATTGGTAAGGTCGGTGGGGGCAAACGGGGTGGGAGAGAAGCTTCGGCGCCTGCGGGAGCGCCTGGGGCTCACCCAGAAAGAAGTGGCTCAGAAAGCTGGCGTTTCTTACGGTTTGATTGGCCAGATCGAGTCGGGCCGTACCCAGTCCTCGGTGACTACGCTGAGTCTGCTGGCGGAAGCCCTGGGCGTGTCCCCCTGTTACTTCCTCATGGACGAAGAGGAAGTGCTGGAGGTGACCCGTTCCCTTTCCCCCGAGGTGGCGGACTTGCTGTCGGAACCTAAGGTCAGGGAGTTCCTCTCCCGGGTGGGCCGCCTGAGGAGGGGAGCTTTCGAGCTGGTGATGGCGGTGGTGGACGTACTGGTTTCCCGCCTGCCCGGTGACGAGGAAGACAGCGAGGCCGAGCCACTCGGGGAACTGGGGGAGCTCTTGCGTGAGCTCGGCCCCGAGGAGCAGAGTTTTCTCATGGAATCGGCCCGCTTCCTGGCTTCCCGCAAGACCCGCGAAGCCGGCTGA
- a CDS encoding FAD-dependent oxidoreductase, producing MHSRRIVIIGGVAAGPKAAARARRVDPQAEIVLLEKGTLISYGTCGLPLYLAGLVESLAQLRSTPAGVLRDEDFFWQEKRVRVLTGTEAEAIDPDRRLVQARSGTERFTIAYDSLIIATGAIPVVPPIAGLDEEGVFRLHRPEEAEALRRALAPRRRAVVVGGGLVGLEVADALAARRMQVTVCEAKEHLLPGLLDADLARLLESHLTRQGMTVVTGQPVTAICRRNGLLHVEARDWKGEADLVVVACGLKPEVSLAVQAGLKLGPTGAIAVDERQATSIPNIFAAGDCCETTHLVSGHKTWLPLASTANKQGRVAGTNAAGGEERFPGVVGTAVLQVAEYNVARTGLGEEEARQMGYEVVTALVTGMDATHYYPMHAPLSLKVVADACSGRLLGAQAAGPGEAVKRIDVLATALACGATLEQAACLDLGYAPPFATALDICLQTLNQVRNRRDGLARPMSACELKVRLEGPQPPLLVDVRTTEEYEERRLPYPALAIPLGQLRDRLDEIRAAMVPGQEIVAVCEMGVRGFQAQRLLDAAGLGPARYLEGGIWAWPYGLQS from the coding sequence GTGCATTCTAGGCGGATCGTGATTATAGGAGGAGTGGCGGCGGGACCCAAGGCGGCGGCCCGTGCCCGCCGGGTTGATCCGCAGGCCGAGATCGTCCTCCTGGAGAAGGGAACCCTGATATCGTACGGCACTTGCGGCCTGCCCTTGTACCTGGCCGGCCTGGTGGAATCCCTGGCCCAACTGCGCTCCACCCCTGCCGGGGTGTTGCGGGACGAGGATTTCTTCTGGCAGGAGAAGCGTGTGCGCGTTCTCACCGGGACGGAGGCGGAGGCAATTGATCCCGACCGCCGGCTGGTGCAGGCCCGTTCCGGCACCGAGCGCTTCACCATCGCATATGACAGCCTGATCATCGCCACCGGTGCTATTCCGGTGGTACCGCCCATCGCGGGGCTGGATGAGGAGGGCGTGTTCCGCCTGCACCGGCCCGAGGAAGCAGAGGCCCTGCGGCGTGCTCTGGCGCCCCGCCGGCGGGCGGTGGTGGTGGGAGGAGGCCTGGTGGGGCTGGAGGTGGCCGATGCGCTGGCTGCCCGGCGCATGCAGGTGACGGTGTGCGAGGCGAAGGAGCACCTGCTGCCGGGCCTGCTGGATGCCGACCTGGCGCGCCTGCTGGAATCCCACCTGACCCGTCAGGGCATGACGGTGGTAACGGGGCAGCCCGTGACCGCCATCTGCCGCAGGAACGGGCTCCTGCACGTGGAAGCCCGGGACTGGAAGGGGGAGGCTGACCTGGTGGTGGTGGCCTGCGGGCTGAAGCCCGAGGTGAGCCTGGCCGTTCAGGCGGGCCTGAAACTCGGTCCCACCGGGGCTATCGCCGTCGACGAACGGCAGGCCACCAGCATCCCCAACATCTTCGCCGCCGGCGACTGCTGCGAGACCACCCACCTGGTTTCAGGGCACAAGACGTGGCTGCCGTTGGCCTCCACCGCCAACAAGCAGGGGAGGGTGGCCGGCACCAATGCCGCCGGGGGCGAGGAGCGCTTCCCCGGCGTGGTGGGTACCGCGGTCCTGCAGGTGGCGGAGTACAACGTGGCCCGCACCGGCCTGGGTGAGGAAGAGGCGCGACAAATGGGGTACGAGGTGGTGACCGCCCTGGTTACGGGGATGGATGCCACCCACTACTACCCCATGCACGCTCCCCTGTCCCTCAAGGTGGTGGCTGACGCCTGTAGCGGCCGGCTGCTGGGTGCTCAGGCCGCGGGCCCCGGTGAGGCGGTCAAACGCATCGATGTCCTGGCCACCGCCCTGGCCTGCGGGGCTACTCTGGAGCAGGCTGCCTGCCTGGATTTGGGGTACGCCCCACCATTTGCCACCGCCCTGGACATCTGCTTGCAGACCCTGAACCAGGTGCGCAACCGGCGGGACGGGCTGGCGCGCCCCATGAGCGCCTGCGAGTTGAAGGTGCGCCTGGAAGGACCCCAACCACCCCTGCTGGTGGACGTCCGTACCACCGAAGAGTACGAAGAGCGTCGGTTGCCGTATCCTGCCCTGGCCATCCCTCTGGGCCAGTTGCGTGACCGCCTGGACGAGATACGCGCGGCCATGGTGCCCGGTCAGGAAATCGTGGCCGTATGTGAAATGGGCGTCAGGGGTTTTCAAGCCCAGCGCCTGCTGGACGCCGCCGGGCTGGGTCCCGCCCGCTACCTGGAGGGGGGAATATGGGCCTGGCCTTACGGCCTGCAGAGCTGA